From one Streptomyces sp. NBC_01478 genomic stretch:
- a CDS encoding SigE family RNA polymerase sigma factor, with the protein MGRGAETALHAFVEGRRTALFRSAYLLCGNRDEAEDLVQTALVKVVLGARRHGRLDNLEAYARKTLINTFIAGRRRFWRREQAYGEVPDVPGELADNDTGLVVRAALARLTPKQRAVLVLRYWEDLGVAATAELLGMRESTVKSHAARGLAAMRAAVREEEEHV; encoded by the coding sequence GTGGGGAGAGGCGCGGAGACGGCGTTGCACGCCTTTGTCGAAGGCAGACGTACGGCGCTGTTCCGCAGCGCGTATCTGCTGTGCGGGAACCGCGACGAGGCGGAGGACCTGGTCCAGACGGCGCTGGTGAAGGTGGTGCTCGGCGCACGCCGGCACGGGCGGTTGGACAACCTCGAGGCGTATGCGCGCAAGACGCTGATCAACACCTTCATCGCGGGACGGCGACGGTTCTGGCGGCGCGAGCAGGCGTACGGCGAAGTGCCGGACGTACCCGGCGAGTTGGCGGACAACGACACGGGGCTGGTGGTGCGGGCGGCGCTCGCGAGGCTCACGCCCAAGCAGCGGGCGGTGCTGGTGCTGCGCTACTGGGAGGACCTCGGCGTGGCCGCCACCGCGGAGCTGCTCGGCATGCGGGAGAGCACGGTCAAGAGCCATGCGGCGCGGGGGCTCGCGGCGATGAGGGCCGCGGTGCGGGAGGAAGAGGAACACGTATGA
- a CDS encoding VOC family protein, with protein sequence MSTPAGIRWTYAFVDRPRALLDPALAFWTAVTDTRPSEPRGEQGEFVTLLSEGTDACVKVQGVGSGPGGAHLDFSVEDVPAFVASALALGADTVTEHEHDGWAVLRSPAGQLFCAVPWHGESVRPPVVAGSRLDQVSLDIGPGSFDAEVAFWSALLPDWASLAGALPEFHVLKPPTGLPIRVLLQRLGEDRPATAHLDLACADIDATTAQHERLGATVVSHGTHWTVMRDPAGGVYCLTGRDPETGGLPSRG encoded by the coding sequence ATGAGCACCCCCGCCGGCATCCGCTGGACCTACGCCTTCGTCGACCGCCCGCGCGCGCTCCTCGACCCCGCCCTCGCCTTCTGGACTGCGGTCACGGACACCCGGCCGTCCGAACCGCGCGGTGAGCAGGGGGAGTTCGTCACCCTGTTGTCGGAGGGGACCGACGCCTGTGTGAAGGTCCAGGGTGTCGGGTCGGGGCCCGGCGGTGCTCATCTCGACTTCTCCGTCGAGGACGTGCCGGCGTTCGTGGCGTCCGCGCTGGCACTCGGCGCGGACACCGTCACCGAGCACGAGCACGACGGCTGGGCCGTACTCCGGTCCCCCGCCGGGCAGTTGTTCTGCGCCGTCCCCTGGCACGGCGAGTCCGTACGGCCGCCCGTCGTGGCCGGGAGCCGCCTCGACCAGGTCTCCCTCGACATCGGCCCCGGCTCCTTCGACGCCGAAGTCGCCTTCTGGAGCGCCCTGTTGCCCGACTGGGCGTCGCTGGCCGGCGCGCTTCCGGAGTTCCATGTGCTCAAGCCCCCGACCGGCCTGCCGATCCGCGTCCTGCTCCAACGGCTCGGCGAGGACCGCCCCGCCACGGCCCATCTCGACCTGGCCTGCGCGGACATCGACGCGACGACGGCACAGCACGAACGGCTCGGCGCCACCGTCGTCTCCCACGGCACGCACTGGACGGTGATGCGGGACCCGGCGGGCGGTGTCTACTGCCTGACGGGACGCGACCCGGAGACCGGCGGGCTGCCCAGCCGCGGCTGA
- the sodN gene encoding superoxide dismutase, Ni has product MLSRLFAPKVKVSAHCDLPCGVYDPAQARIEAESVKAVQDKMAANDDPHFQARAIVIKEQRAELAKHHVSVLWSDYFKPPHFEKYPELHQLVNDTLKALSAAKASTDPATGQKALDYIAQIDKIFWETKKA; this is encoded by the coding sequence ATGCTTTCCCGCCTGTTTGCCCCCAAGGTGAAGGTCAGCGCGCACTGCGACCTGCCCTGCGGTGTGTACGACCCGGCCCAGGCCCGCATCGAGGCGGAGTCGGTGAAGGCCGTGCAGGACAAGATGGCCGCCAACGACGATCCGCACTTCCAGGCGCGCGCCATCGTCATCAAGGAGCAGCGCGCCGAGCTCGCGAAGCACCACGTCTCGGTGCTCTGGAGCGACTACTTCAAGCCCCCGCACTTCGAGAAGTACCCGGAGCTGCACCAGTTGGTCAACGACACCCTGAAGGCCCTCTCGGCCGCCAAGGCGTCCACCGACCCGGCGACGGGCCAGAAGGCGCTCGACTACATCGCCCAGATCGACAAGATTTTCTGGGAGACGAAGAAGGCCTGA
- the sodX gene encoding nickel-type superoxide dismutase maturation protease: MPELSQETERGRAVLPFGTAEVTGPSMVPTLLHRDVLVVQYGARVRPGDIVVLRHPFQQDLLVVKRAVERRDGGWWVLGDNAFAGGDSTDYGTVPEELVLGKVRFRYRPFTPGQRSPLAIVRWALSAARPVFPDRPASRRFRAR, translated from the coding sequence ATGCCGGAGCTGTCGCAGGAGACCGAGCGGGGGAGGGCCGTACTGCCCTTCGGGACGGCCGAGGTGACCGGGCCGTCCATGGTGCCGACACTGCTGCACAGGGATGTGCTCGTGGTGCAGTACGGCGCCAGGGTCAGGCCCGGGGACATCGTCGTGCTGCGGCATCCGTTCCAGCAGGACCTGCTGGTCGTCAAGCGGGCCGTGGAGCGGCGGGACGGGGGGTGGTGGGTGCTCGGGGACAACGCGTTCGCCGGCGGGGACAGCACCGACTACGGCACCGTTCCCGAGGAACTCGTGCTGGGCAAGGTGCGGTTCCGGTACCGGCCGTTCACGCCCGGTCAGCGCTCGCCGCTCGCGATCGTCCGCTGGGCGCTCTCGGCCGCCAGGCCCGTCTTTCCCGACCGTCCGGCCTCCAGGCGCTTCCGGGCCCGGTAG
- a CDS encoding ABC transporter substrate-binding protein, with protein MTARFTRRTTAPHTRLAAVGAIAVAGSLLLTACGDQTDKSSDGTDSSSSSSAPLASKLPADIRKAGVIKVGSDIAYPPVEYMENGKAVGIDPDIADALGKQLGVKFEFQNGKFDNLIVGLQAKRFLVLMSAMNDTKARQDGVDSDTGKKVGDGVDFVDYFTAGTSILVQKGNPKGIKSLDDLCGKVVALQKGTTSEGIAKTQSTKCKTDGKKAISLQTFDTDPEALLRLKQGASVADLNDFPVAAYNAKTSSGGKDFEVVGDQIEAGPYGIAVGKSNTQLRDALQAALAAIMKNGEYTKILQKWNVTDGAVTEAKINGGS; from the coding sequence ATGACCGCACGTTTCACCCGTCGCACCACCGCCCCGCACACCCGGCTGGCAGCGGTCGGTGCGATCGCGGTCGCCGGCAGCCTGCTGCTCACCGCCTGCGGTGACCAGACGGACAAGAGCAGCGACGGCACGGACTCGTCGTCGTCCTCCTCGGCGCCGCTCGCGAGCAAGCTCCCCGCCGACATCCGCAAGGCGGGTGTCATCAAGGTCGGCTCGGACATCGCGTACCCGCCGGTCGAATACATGGAGAACGGCAAGGCCGTCGGTATCGACCCGGACATCGCGGACGCGCTCGGCAAGCAGCTCGGCGTGAAGTTCGAGTTCCAGAACGGCAAGTTCGACAACCTGATCGTGGGCCTCCAGGCCAAGCGCTTCCTGGTGCTCATGTCGGCGATGAACGACACCAAGGCCCGCCAGGACGGCGTCGACTCGGACACCGGCAAGAAGGTCGGCGACGGCGTCGACTTCGTCGACTACTTCACGGCCGGTACGTCGATCCTCGTCCAGAAGGGCAACCCGAAGGGCATCAAGTCGCTGGACGACCTGTGCGGCAAGGTCGTGGCCCTGCAGAAGGGCACCACGTCCGAGGGCATCGCCAAGACGCAGAGCACGAAGTGTAAGACCGACGGCAAGAAGGCCATCAGCCTGCAGACCTTCGACACCGACCCCGAGGCGCTGCTCCGTCTGAAGCAGGGCGCGTCCGTCGCCGACCTCAACGACTTCCCGGTGGCGGCGTACAACGCGAAGACCTCCAGTGGCGGCAAGGACTTCGAGGTCGTCGGCGACCAGATCGAGGCGGGTCCGTACGGCATCGCCGTCGGCAAGTCGAACACCCAACTGCGCGACGCCCTGCAGGCCGCCCTCGCCGCGATCATGAAGAACGGCGAGTACACCAAGATCCTGCAGAAGTGGAACGTCACGGACGGCGCGGTGACCGAGGCCAAGATCAACGGCGGCTCCTGA
- a CDS encoding zinc-binding dehydrogenase produces MFAVYAARIDRDQPLSGLELGERPAPEARPGWSVIDVRAASLNHHDLWSLRGVGLAEDKLPMILGCDAAGVDADGNEVVLHSVIGQTGHGVGPKEPRSILTEHYQGTFAEQVAVPTWNVLPKPKELSFAEAACLPTAWLTAYRMLFTNSGVRPGDSVLVQGAGGGVATAAIVLAKAAGLRVFATSRDEAKRKRALELGAVEAVEPGARLPQRVDAVIETVGAATWSHSVKSLKPGGTIVISGATSGDRPSHAELTRIFFLELKVVGSTMGTKDELEDLLAFCAATGVRPVIDEVLPMDRAREGFERLDSGGQFGKVVLTNG; encoded by the coding sequence ATGTTCGCCGTCTACGCCGCCCGAATCGACCGCGACCAGCCGCTCTCCGGCCTTGAGTTGGGGGAGCGTCCCGCCCCCGAGGCCCGGCCGGGCTGGAGTGTCATCGATGTCAGGGCCGCCTCCCTCAACCACCATGACCTGTGGTCCCTGCGCGGCGTGGGCCTCGCCGAGGACAAGCTGCCGATGATCCTCGGCTGCGACGCCGCCGGTGTCGACGCGGACGGCAACGAGGTCGTCCTGCACTCCGTCATCGGCCAGACCGGTCACGGCGTCGGCCCCAAGGAACCCCGTTCCATCCTCACCGAGCACTACCAGGGCACCTTCGCCGAGCAGGTCGCCGTACCGACGTGGAACGTGCTGCCGAAGCCGAAGGAACTGTCCTTCGCGGAGGCCGCCTGTCTGCCCACGGCCTGGCTGACCGCGTACCGCATGCTCTTCACCAACTCCGGTGTACGGCCCGGTGACTCGGTGCTCGTGCAGGGCGCCGGCGGCGGTGTCGCCACGGCCGCGATCGTGCTCGCGAAGGCGGCCGGGCTGCGCGTCTTCGCGACCAGCCGGGACGAGGCCAAGCGGAAGCGCGCGCTGGAACTGGGCGCCGTCGAGGCGGTGGAGCCGGGTGCGCGGCTGCCGCAGCGCGTGGACGCCGTCATCGAGACCGTCGGCGCCGCCACCTGGTCCCACTCGGTGAAGTCCCTCAAGCCCGGCGGCACGATCGTCATCTCCGGCGCCACGAGCGGCGACCGCCCCTCGCACGCCGAACTGACCCGCATCTTCTTCCTCGAACTCAAGGTCGTCGGCTCGACCATGGGCACCAAGGACGAACTGGAGGACCTGCTCGCCTTCTGCGCCGCGACGGGTGTCCGCCCTGTCATCGACGAGGTGCTCCCCATGGACCGGGCCCGCGAGGGCTTCGAACGGCTCGACTCCGGCGGCCAGTTCGGCAAGGTCGTGCTCACCAACGGCTGA
- a CDS encoding amino acid ABC transporter ATP-binding protein, whose protein sequence is MTSLAKDIAPNTDGRPMVRAEAVHKSFGLSQVLKGIDLEVNPREVFCLVGPSGSGKSTFLRCINHLEKINAGRLYVDGRLVGYRQQGDKLYELKEREVSAQRRDIGMVFQRFNLFPHMTALENVMEAPVQVKREAKAVARERARQLLDRVGLGDRTGHYPAQLSGGQQQRVAIARALAMQPKLMLFDEPTSALDPELVGEVLDVMRDLAADGMTMIVVTHEMGFAREVGDSLVFMDDGVVVESGHPREVLANPQHERTKSFLSKVL, encoded by the coding sequence ATGACCAGTCTCGCCAAGGACATCGCCCCGAACACCGACGGCCGGCCGATGGTCAGGGCCGAGGCCGTGCACAAGTCGTTCGGGCTGTCGCAGGTCCTCAAGGGCATCGACCTGGAGGTGAACCCGCGCGAGGTGTTCTGCCTGGTCGGCCCGTCCGGCTCCGGCAAGTCCACCTTCCTGCGGTGCATCAACCACCTGGAGAAGATCAACGCCGGGCGGCTGTACGTCGACGGCCGGCTGGTCGGCTACCGGCAGCAGGGGGACAAGCTCTACGAGCTCAAGGAGCGGGAGGTCTCCGCGCAGCGGCGGGACATCGGCATGGTGTTCCAGCGCTTCAACCTGTTCCCGCACATGACGGCGCTGGAGAACGTCATGGAGGCGCCGGTCCAGGTCAAGCGCGAGGCCAAGGCCGTGGCGCGGGAGCGGGCGCGGCAACTGCTGGACCGCGTGGGCCTCGGCGACCGGACGGGCCACTACCCGGCCCAGTTGTCCGGCGGCCAGCAGCAGCGCGTCGCGATCGCCCGGGCGCTGGCGATGCAGCCCAAGCTGATGCTCTTCGACGAGCCGACCTCGGCCCTCGACCCGGAGCTGGTCGGCGAGGTGCTGGACGTGATGCGGGACCTCGCGGCGGACGGCATGACGATGATCGTCGTCACCCACGAGATGGGCTTCGCCCGCGAGGTCGGCGACTCGCTGGTCTTCATGGACGACGGAGTGGTGGTCGAGTCCGGCCACCCGCGCGAGGTCCTGGCGAACCCGCAGCACGAGCGGACCAAGTCCTTCCTCTCCAAGGTGCTTTAG
- a CDS encoding VOC family protein: MDLKLRQCFIAVDDHDKALAFYCDVLELEIRNDVGFEGMRWVTVGSPLQPDVEIVLEPPAANPDASPADKQAMAELLAKGTLRGVNFTTADCDALYARVQESGAEVVQEPTDQPYGVRDCAFRDPAGNMLRFMQRSGD; this comes from the coding sequence ATGGATCTCAAACTCCGCCAGTGCTTCATCGCCGTCGACGACCACGACAAGGCGCTCGCCTTCTACTGCGACGTCCTGGAGCTGGAAATCCGTAACGACGTCGGTTTCGAGGGCATGCGGTGGGTGACCGTGGGGTCGCCGTTGCAGCCGGACGTGGAGATCGTCCTGGAGCCGCCGGCCGCGAACCCGGACGCCTCCCCCGCCGACAAGCAGGCCATGGCCGAGCTGCTCGCCAAGGGCACCCTGCGCGGGGTCAACTTCACCACCGCCGACTGCGACGCCCTCTACGCCCGCGTCCAGGAGTCCGGCGCGGAGGTGGTCCAGGAGCCGACGGACCAGCCGTACGGCGTCCGCGACTGCGCGTTCCGCGACCCGGCCGGGAACATGCTGCGGTTCATGCAGCGCAGCGGGGACTGA
- a CDS encoding GNAT family N-acetyltransferase, protein MGVAIRAAGEGDRELIVGLLDEAFQDDPVSGWVFPDAEYRRTTHHRLMAAFADAVFADGRIDLAEDGAACALWLSVPGEAHAEEGEDEAVGLRELVDPDNERVETIARLMAEGHPAGRAHEYLWMIAVAPARQGEGLGAALIRHVLERCDREGLPAYLEASSERSTKLYERLGYSFTDNTIDLPDGPRMFPMWREPKP, encoded by the coding sequence ATGGGCGTGGCGATCCGGGCGGCGGGCGAGGGTGACCGGGAGCTGATAGTCGGGCTGCTGGACGAGGCCTTCCAGGACGATCCGGTGAGCGGCTGGGTCTTCCCCGACGCCGAGTACCGCCGTACGACCCACCACCGGCTGATGGCGGCCTTCGCCGACGCCGTGTTCGCCGACGGCCGTATCGACCTCGCCGAGGACGGCGCGGCGTGCGCGCTGTGGCTGTCGGTGCCGGGCGAGGCGCATGCGGAGGAGGGGGAGGACGAGGCCGTAGGGCTGCGGGAGTTGGTGGATCCGGACAACGAGCGGGTCGAGACGATCGCCCGGCTCATGGCGGAGGGGCATCCCGCCGGCCGGGCCCACGAGTACCTGTGGATGATCGCCGTGGCACCGGCCCGGCAGGGCGAGGGCCTCGGCGCCGCGCTCATCCGGCACGTCCTGGAGCGCTGCGACCGCGAGGGACTGCCCGCCTACCTGGAGGCGAGCAGTGAACGCAGCACCAAGCTGTACGAGCGGCTCGGCTACTCGTTCACCGACAACACCATCGACCTGCCGGACGGCCCGCGCATGTTCCCGATGTGGCGCGAACCGAAGCCGTAG
- a CDS encoding amino acid ABC transporter permease — MTDIADRVPPPAPSVPPEQIKAIPVRHYGRWVAGVVVVGLVVLIGIAFSNAKINYSVIPDYLFDPGIVAGAWTTLYISVLAMLLGVVLGVILAVMRLSANPVTSTVAWFYIWFFRGTPVLVQLLLWYNISLVFPILNLGFYKDEMNQVMTPVLTALLGLGLNEAAYMSEIVRAGIQSVDEGQTEASHALGMTQGKTLRRVVLPQAMRVIIPPTGNEFINMLKTSSLAYAVQLPELIKKATDISSTSLAVVEMYFVACIWYLFLTTVFSIVQYYVERRYARGSSRSLPPTPLQRMRKYLRMFGSFRRPEVAR, encoded by the coding sequence GTGACTGACATTGCCGACCGGGTCCCGCCGCCCGCGCCCTCGGTCCCGCCCGAGCAGATCAAGGCCATCCCGGTGCGCCACTACGGCCGCTGGGTGGCCGGCGTCGTGGTCGTCGGCCTCGTGGTGCTGATCGGGATCGCGTTCTCCAACGCGAAGATCAACTACAGCGTGATCCCCGACTACCTCTTCGACCCGGGCATCGTGGCCGGCGCCTGGACCACGCTGTACATCTCGGTGCTCGCGATGCTCCTCGGTGTCGTACTCGGCGTGATCCTCGCCGTGATGCGGCTGTCGGCGAACCCGGTCACCAGCACGGTGGCGTGGTTCTACATCTGGTTCTTCCGCGGCACCCCGGTCCTGGTCCAGCTCCTGCTCTGGTACAACATCTCGCTCGTCTTCCCCATCCTGAACCTGGGGTTCTACAAGGACGAGATGAACCAGGTGATGACACCGGTCCTCACCGCGCTGCTGGGACTCGGCCTGAACGAGGCCGCGTACATGTCGGAGATCGTCCGGGCCGGCATCCAGTCGGTCGACGAGGGCCAGACGGAGGCGTCCCACGCACTGGGCATGACCCAGGGCAAGACGCTGCGCCGGGTGGTCCTCCCGCAGGCGATGCGGGTCATCATCCCGCCGACCGGCAACGAGTTCATCAACATGCTCAAGACCTCGTCGCTCGCCTACGCCGTCCAACTGCCCGAGCTGATCAAGAAGGCCACGGACATCTCCAGCACCTCGCTGGCAGTCGTAGAGATGTATTTCGTGGCGTGCATCTGGTACCTGTTCCTGACCACGGTCTTCAGCATCGTCCAGTACTACGTCGAGCGCCGTTACGCCCGTGGTTCGAGCCGCAGCCTGCCGCCGACCCCGCTGCAGCGGATGCGGAAGTACCTCCGCATGTTCGGCTCGTTCCGCCGCCCGGAGGTGGCCCGATGA
- a CDS encoding CGNR zinc finger domain-containing protein, protein MELAYYSDYAVRLVNTEEPARGKDALTSVEAVRDLFGANKEAARRAADADVTRFRSVRARLRAVFEAADGGDETLSVNLLNSLLLEFPVSPQISGHNFRDEDGRPLWHMHLADHPSNATAGYAAIAAMGLAFHLTEYGVDRLGLCEAAPCRNAYLDTSTNRSRRYCSDRCATRANVAAYRARKRLEAGRSGKTGLAAESAQRTIASGER, encoded by the coding sequence GTGGAACTGGCCTATTACTCGGACTATGCCGTACGCCTCGTCAACACCGAGGAACCGGCGCGGGGCAAGGACGCCCTGACCTCGGTCGAGGCCGTGCGGGACCTGTTCGGCGCCAACAAGGAGGCGGCCCGCCGCGCCGCCGACGCCGACGTCACCCGCTTCCGTTCGGTCCGGGCACGGCTGCGGGCGGTCTTCGAGGCGGCCGACGGCGGCGACGAGACCCTCTCCGTGAACCTGCTGAACTCGCTCCTCCTGGAGTTCCCGGTCAGCCCGCAGATCTCCGGGCACAACTTCCGCGACGAGGACGGCCGCCCGCTGTGGCACATGCACCTCGCGGACCACCCGTCGAACGCGACGGCCGGCTACGCGGCGATCGCGGCGATGGGCCTGGCCTTCCACCTCACCGAGTACGGCGTCGACCGCCTGGGCCTGTGCGAGGCGGCGCCGTGCCGCAACGCCTATCTGGACACCTCGACGAACCGCTCCCGGCGCTACTGCTCGGACCGCTGCGCGACCCGCGCCAACGTGGCCGCCTACCGGGCCCGGAAGCGCCTGGAGGCCGGACGGTCGGGAAAGACGGGCCTGGCGGCCGAGAGCGCCCAGCGGACGATCGCGAGCGGCGAGCGCTGA
- a CDS encoding NAD(P)-dependent malic enzyme, producing MAAEIVNPRSDSSTDQDGGAEPLDSFDPAFALHRGGKMAVQATVPIRDKDDLSLAYTPGVARVCTAIAEQPELVHDYTWKSSVVAVVTDGTAVLGLGDIGPEASLPVMEGKAILFKQFGGVDAVPIALACTGVDEIIETVVRLAPSFGGVNLEDISAPRCFEIERRLQERLDIPVFHDDQHGTAIVTLAALRNAARLTGRELGELRAVISGAGAAGVAIAKFLLEAGLGDVAVADRKGVVSRDRDDLTPVKRELAELTNKAGLSGTLEAALEGADVFIGVSGGTVPEPAVASMAKGAFVFAMANPDPEVHPDVAHKYAAVVATGRSDFPNQINNVLAFPGIFAGALQVRASRITEGMKIAAAEALAGVVGDDLAADYVIPSPFDERVAPAVTAAVAAAARAEGVARR from the coding sequence GTGGCAGCGGAGATCGTCAATCCTCGCAGCGACAGCAGTACGGATCAGGACGGCGGGGCCGAGCCCCTCGATTCCTTCGATCCGGCGTTCGCGCTGCACCGCGGCGGCAAGATGGCCGTGCAGGCCACCGTGCCGATCCGCGACAAGGACGACCTGTCCCTCGCGTACACACCCGGCGTCGCGCGCGTGTGCACCGCGATCGCCGAGCAGCCGGAACTCGTCCACGACTACACATGGAAGTCGTCCGTGGTCGCCGTCGTGACGGACGGTACGGCCGTGCTCGGACTCGGCGACATCGGTCCCGAGGCCTCCCTCCCGGTCATGGAGGGCAAGGCGATCCTGTTCAAGCAGTTCGGCGGCGTGGACGCGGTGCCGATCGCGCTGGCCTGCACCGGCGTCGACGAGATCATCGAGACCGTCGTGCGTCTCGCGCCCTCCTTCGGGGGCGTCAACCTGGAGGACATCTCGGCGCCGCGCTGCTTCGAGATCGAGCGCAGGCTCCAGGAGCGGCTCGACATTCCCGTCTTCCACGACGACCAGCACGGTACGGCGATCGTGACGCTGGCGGCGCTGCGGAACGCCGCGCGGCTGACCGGGCGGGAGCTCGGTGAACTGCGGGCGGTCATCTCGGGTGCCGGTGCGGCCGGGGTCGCCATCGCCAAGTTCCTGCTGGAGGCGGGGCTCGGTGACGTCGCCGTCGCGGACCGCAAGGGTGTCGTCTCGCGCGACCGGGACGATCTGACTCCGGTGAAGCGGGAACTGGCCGAGCTCACCAACAAGGCGGGGCTCTCCGGGACGCTGGAAGCGGCGCTGGAAGGTGCCGACGTCTTCATCGGGGTCTCCGGCGGTACGGTGCCGGAACCTGCGGTGGCTTCCATGGCGAAGGGCGCGTTCGTCTTCGCCATGGCCAACCCGGATCCCGAGGTGCACCCCGATGTGGCGCACAAGTACGCGGCGGTCGTCGCCACGGGGCGGTCCGACTTCCCGAACCAGATCAACAACGTGCTGGCGTTCCCGGGGATCTTCGCGGGGGCGTTGCAGGTGCGGGCGTCCCGGATCACGGAGGGCATGAAGATCGCGGCGGCCGAGGCGCTGGCCGGTGTCGTCGGTGACGATCTCGCCGCGGACTATGTGATTCCGTCGCCGTTCGACGAGCGGGTCGCGCCTGCGGTCACCGCGGCTGTCGCGGCGGCGGCGCGGGCGGAGGGCGTTGCCCGACGGTGA
- a CDS encoding class I SAM-dependent methyltransferase: protein MTTGIGTDWQAWQESWDRQQEWYMPDREDRFRIMLDMVEAAVGPEPRILDLACGTGSITARLLARFPNATSTGVDLDPALLTIARGTFEGDDRVSFVTADLKDPEWTTKLPYDSYDAVLTATALHWLRDEPLAALYGTLAGLVRHGGVFMNADHMIDDTTPRINAIEHTQRQARMDQAMKNGALDWAEWWQLAAQDPVLGAPTAQRFEIYGDHADGDMPSQAWHARVLREKGFGEARAVWCSPSDTLLLALK from the coding sequence ATGACGACCGGTATCGGAACCGACTGGCAGGCCTGGCAGGAGAGCTGGGACCGGCAGCAGGAGTGGTACATGCCCGACCGGGAGGACCGCTTCCGGATCATGCTCGACATGGTCGAGGCCGCCGTCGGCCCCGAGCCGCGCATCCTCGACCTCGCCTGCGGCACCGGCAGCATCACGGCCAGGCTCCTGGCCCGCTTCCCGAACGCCACCAGCACCGGTGTCGACCTCGACCCCGCCCTCCTCACCATCGCCCGCGGCACCTTCGAGGGCGACGACCGGGTCTCCTTCGTGACCGCCGACCTCAAGGACCCGGAGTGGACGACGAAGCTGCCGTACGACTCGTACGACGCCGTCCTCACCGCCACGGCCCTGCACTGGCTGCGCGACGAACCCCTCGCGGCTCTCTACGGCACACTCGCCGGTCTGGTTCGCCACGGCGGCGTCTTCATGAACGCCGACCACATGATCGACGACACCACGCCCCGGATCAACGCGATCGAGCACACCCAGCGCCAGGCCCGTATGGATCAGGCCATGAAGAACGGCGCCCTCGACTGGGCCGAGTGGTGGCAACTCGCCGCCCAGGACCCGGTCCTCGGCGCACCCACGGCCCAGCGCTTCGAGATCTACGGCGACCACGCGGACGGTGACATGCCCTCGCAGGCATGGCACGCGCGCGTGCTGCGCGAGAAGGGGTTCGGGGAGGCACGGGCGGTGTGGTGCTCGCCGTCCGACACCTTGCTGCTCGCACTGAAGTAG
- a CDS encoding DUF952 domain-containing protein, giving the protein MPENEPTAPILHITERALWDAARERGTYEWSTRGRTLQEEGFIHCSTRTQLPRVAAFLYGSYDGPDELVVLVVDPGRLGAPLKYEAPKPGGEEFPHIYGPIPADAVVDVEVWAA; this is encoded by the coding sequence ATGCCGGAAAACGAACCCACCGCCCCCATCCTCCACATCACCGAGCGCGCCCTGTGGGACGCGGCCCGCGAGCGCGGCACCTACGAGTGGTCGACCCGTGGCCGCACCCTCCAGGAGGAGGGCTTCATCCACTGCTCGACCCGCACCCAACTCCCGCGCGTGGCAGCCTTTTTGTACGGTTCCTACGACGGCCCCGACGAGCTGGTGGTCCTGGTGGTGGACCCGGGACGGCTCGGCGCACCGCTGAAGTACGAGGCACCGAAGCCGGGCGGGGAGGAGTTCCCGCACATCTACGGGCCGATTCCGGCGGACGCGGTGGTCGACGTGGAGGTGTGGGCGGCTTGA
- a CDS encoding helix-turn-helix transcriptional regulator, producing the protein MNRDDLVRLRQARDRMNREYAEPLDMASIARTALMSPGHFQRSFRAAYGETPYSYLMTRRIERAKALLRRGDLSVTEVCMAVGCTSLGSFSSRFTELVGETPSAYRARSHEAGAVIPSCVARTFTRPNRAGPPLRP; encoded by the coding sequence GTGAACCGCGACGATCTCGTACGGCTGCGCCAGGCCCGTGACCGCATGAACCGCGAGTACGCCGAGCCGCTCGACATGGCCTCGATCGCGCGGACCGCGCTGATGTCGCCGGGCCACTTCCAGCGGAGTTTCCGTGCCGCGTACGGGGAGACGCCGTACAGCTATCTCATGACGCGGCGGATCGAGCGGGCGAAGGCGTTGCTGCGGCGCGGGGACCTGAGCGTGACCGAGGTGTGCATGGCGGTCGGCTGTACCTCGCTCGGTTCCTTCAGCTCGCGCTTCACCGAGCTGGTCGGCGAGACCCCCAGCGCGTACCGCGCCCGTTCCCACGAGGCCGGCGCGGTGATCCCCTCCTGTGTGGCCCGCACCTTTACCCGGCCCAACCGGGCGGGACCGCCCCTCCGGCCCTAG